The Acidimicrobiales bacterium genome contains a region encoding:
- a CDS encoding DUF5054 domain-containing protein: MSEAPVVHLVAKTHLDVGFTAPAAEVVAGYVDRFIPAALALGAELRARGGAERFVWTTGSWLVHTFLERADPAGRAAAEAAIEAGDLAWHALPFTTHTELCDPGLVEAGLAIAARLDHRFGRRTVAAKLTDVPGHTRGLVPLLAGAGVELLHVGVNPVATVPEVPACFRWQAPDGSEVTVVYQPGGYGDLTEVPGCPDRLAFAHTGDNLGPPSIDEVVASFAALRARVPGAEVRASTLDAFAAALRPAVAGLPVVTAEIGDTWIHGAGSDPQKVAAFRELLRLRRSWAAAGMVAPDDSRLRVFHENLLLVAEHTWGLDEKTHLPDRERWGRADLPGLRAEPRTRAYEASWAEQRAYVEAAVEAIDSEGLRRSARSTLAALRSPVPAYAAGELVPPGEPVVLGCWEVGVDPVTGAVAHLRDRVTGRVLADTSHPLGLLAHQAFSGADYARYRAAYVRARPEDEWWAVEDNTKPGIDTSGAVSAWWEPEVGTVHVGRRWSARDGGPAAGGQDPVATGPGARRVEALVVRARLPEEAVTRSGAPAEVALVLTDATPDEGPSTLGVELRWEGKPANRLPEATWLGWRPAGVDPEAMVLDKLGQDVSPLDVVPGGGRHLHAVGEGVRWPSVEGTVALRTLDAPLVAPGQPRLLDPDAGPLDLAAGVWVGLHDNVWGTNFPMWSEGAARFRFAVAWEPAAP; this comes from the coding sequence GTGAGCGAGGCGCCCGTGGTCCACCTGGTGGCCAAGACCCACCTGGACGTGGGCTTCACCGCCCCGGCCGCCGAGGTGGTGGCCGGCTACGTCGACCGCTTCATCCCCGCCGCCCTGGCCCTGGGGGCCGAGCTGCGGGCCCGGGGCGGGGCCGAGCGCTTCGTGTGGACCACCGGGTCGTGGCTGGTCCACACGTTCCTGGAGCGGGCCGACCCGGCCGGGCGGGCCGCGGCCGAGGCCGCCATCGAGGCCGGTGACCTGGCCTGGCACGCCCTCCCCTTCACCACCCACACCGAGCTGTGCGACCCGGGCCTGGTCGAGGCCGGCCTGGCCATCGCCGCCCGCCTCGACCACCGCTTCGGGCGCCGCACGGTGGCGGCCAAGCTGACCGACGTGCCCGGCCACACCCGGGGTCTGGTGCCCCTGCTGGCCGGGGCCGGGGTCGAGCTCCTCCACGTCGGGGTCAACCCGGTGGCCACCGTGCCCGAGGTGCCCGCCTGCTTCCGGTGGCAGGCCCCCGACGGCTCCGAGGTCACCGTCGTCTACCAACCCGGCGGCTACGGCGACCTCACCGAGGTGCCGGGGTGCCCGGACCGGCTGGCCTTCGCCCACACCGGCGACAACCTGGGCCCCCCGTCGATCGACGAGGTGGTGGCCTCGTTCGCGGCCTTACGGGCCCGGGTGCCCGGCGCCGAGGTGCGGGCCTCCACCCTCGACGCCTTCGCCGCCGCCCTGCGCCCCGCAGTGGCCGGGTTGCCGGTGGTGACGGCCGAGATCGGCGACACCTGGATCCACGGGGCCGGCTCGGACCCGCAGAAGGTGGCGGCCTTCCGGGAGCTGCTGCGCCTGCGCCGGTCGTGGGCCGCGGCCGGCATGGTGGCCCCCGACGACTCGCGCCTGCGGGTCTTCCACGAGAACCTGCTGCTGGTGGCCGAGCACACCTGGGGCCTGGACGAGAAGACCCACCTGCCCGACCGGGAGCGGTGGGGACGGGCCGACCTGCCCGGGTTGCGGGCCGAGCCGCGGACCCGGGCCTACGAGGCGTCGTGGGCCGAGCAGCGGGCCTACGTGGAGGCCGCGGTGGAGGCCATCGACAGCGAGGGCCTGCGCCGCTCGGCCCGCTCCACCCTGGCCGCCCTGCGCTCCCCGGTGCCGGCCTACGCCGCCGGGGAGCTGGTGCCGCCCGGCGAGCCGGTGGTGCTCGGGTGCTGGGAGGTCGGTGTCGATCCCGTCACCGGCGCCGTGGCCCACCTGCGGGACCGGGTGACGGGCCGGGTCCTGGCCGACACGTCCCACCCCCTGGGCCTGCTGGCCCACCAGGCCTTCTCCGGTGCTGACTACGCCCGCTACCGGGCCGCCTACGTGCGTGCCCGGCCCGAGGACGAGTGGTGGGCGGTGGAGGACAACACCAAGCCCGGCATCGACACGTCCGGCGCGGTCTCCGCCTGGTGGGAGCCCGAGGTCGGCACCGTCCACGTCGGCCGCCGCTGGTCGGCCCGAGACGGTGGGCCTGCGGCCGGTGGCCAGGATCCGGTCGCGACCGGTCCCGGCGCTCGACGGGTCGAGGCCCTCGTGGTGCGGGCCCGGCTGCCGGAGGAGGCCGTCACCCGGTCCGGGGCACCGGCCGAGGTGGCGCTGGTCCTCACCGACGCGACCCCGGACGAGGGGCCCTCGACCCTGGGCGTCGAGCTGCGGTGGGAGGGCAAGCCGGCCAACCGGCTCCCCGAGGCGACCTGGTTGGGGTGGCGGCCGGCCGGCGTCGACCCGGAGGCGATGGTGCTGGACAAGTTGGGCCAGGACGTGTCGCCCCTCGACGTGGTGCCCGGCGGCGGCCGCCACCTCCACGCCGTGGGGGAGGGGGTGCGATGGCCGAGCGTGGAGGGCACCGTGGCCCTCCGCACCCTCGACGCCCCGCTGGTGGCGCCGGGCCAGCCCCGACTGCTCGACCCCGACGCCGGTCCGTTGGACCTGGCCGCCGGGGTGTGGGTCGGCCTCCACGACAACGTGTGGGGCACGAACTTCCCCATGTGGTCCGAGGGAGCGGCCCGATTCCGTTTCGCGGTGGCCTGGGAGCCGGCCGCCCCCTGA
- a CDS encoding glycoside hydrolase family 36 protein, producing the protein MRAEARDGAVDLVGDVATLRATRPRVTYRVEGRAAELAPTALDGPPDGPWTAEDDHLRVVLSTRPAPGPARGLLLRLAVTVLGDLPVRLDDTTVLAAGGPSGLQLGAGPGSWSLYRNGWSSWSNARSFRMDEADPDPWLFAIRRTTVDPGTPRGGEPGRFRSELVAGLADLDGGGGLVLGFVGGARCLSVIDLAVDLPAEGGATRAELATLAATCRFDGATAEPGTTLATEDLLVADGPDPVDLLEGWAAALGAAQGARVPARPPHGWCSWYYHYSKVTEADVRRALAAADTVAAGVPLGYVMVDDGHQMAIGDWLATNGKFPSGLAALAADIRATGRDAGLWLAPFLADHGSDVARAHPEWLLRDEAGDPVTALWNPTWNRRHGQWVLDCTRPDVQAHLEEVARTLAVDWGYRVLKLDFCYAAALPGVRHDPASTRAQALRAALDAVRRGAGHDALLVGCGLPLGPAVGVVDGMRVGTDVAPTWGGRVTRWAFSDQGGLSTRIAMRNTVTRAFLHGHLWANDPDCVMVRTDRTRLTEAEVRFLVAAVALTDGMIVSSDQLDLVPPERLDLLRLAHELSGGHCRVVDLFARSEPERLVSTKADEVLVGHLHWGDAPAAVTVTLDGPEWDRLGLARPDEVVEALTGARLPVRGTRVDLGVLDPHDARILRLPRRAPSV; encoded by the coding sequence GTGAGAGCCGAGGCCCGCGACGGCGCCGTCGACCTGGTCGGGGACGTGGCCACCCTGCGGGCCACGCGGCCCCGGGTGACCTACCGGGTGGAGGGCCGGGCGGCCGAGCTGGCGCCCACCGCCCTGGACGGCCCGCCCGACGGGCCGTGGACGGCCGAGGACGACCACCTCCGCGTCGTCCTGTCGACCCGCCCGGCCCCGGGCCCGGCCCGGGGCCTGCTCCTGCGGCTGGCCGTCACCGTGCTCGGCGACCTCCCCGTCCGCCTGGACGACACCACGGTGCTGGCCGCCGGCGGACCCTCGGGCCTGCAGCTCGGGGCCGGGCCGGGGTCGTGGTCGCTGTACCGCAACGGCTGGAGCTCGTGGTCCAACGCCCGGTCGTTCCGCATGGACGAGGCCGACCCCGACCCCTGGCTCTTCGCCATCCGCCGCACCACCGTCGACCCCGGGACCCCCCGCGGCGGGGAGCCGGGCCGGTTTCGCAGCGAGCTGGTGGCCGGCCTGGCCGACCTCGACGGCGGGGGCGGCCTGGTCCTGGGCTTCGTGGGCGGGGCCCGCTGCCTGTCGGTCATCGACCTGGCCGTCGACCTCCCGGCCGAGGGCGGTGCCACCCGGGCCGAGCTGGCGACCCTGGCCGCCACCTGCCGGTTCGACGGGGCCACGGCCGAGCCCGGCACCACGCTGGCCACCGAGGACCTGCTGGTGGCCGACGGCCCCGACCCCGTCGACCTGCTGGAGGGGTGGGCCGCGGCCCTGGGGGCGGCCCAGGGGGCCCGGGTCCCGGCCCGGCCCCCGCACGGCTGGTGCTCCTGGTACTACCACTACTCCAAGGTCACCGAGGCCGACGTGCGGCGGGCCCTGGCCGCGGCCGACACCGTGGCCGCCGGTGTGCCCCTGGGCTACGTGATGGTCGACGACGGGCACCAGATGGCCATCGGGGACTGGCTGGCCACCAACGGCAAGTTCCCCTCGGGCCTGGCCGCCCTGGCCGCGGACATCCGGGCCACCGGGCGCGACGCCGGCCTCTGGCTGGCCCCCTTCCTGGCCGACCACGGCAGCGACGTGGCCCGGGCCCACCCCGAGTGGCTGCTGCGGGACGAGGCCGGCGACCCGGTGACCGCCCTGTGGAACCCGACCTGGAACCGGCGCCACGGCCAGTGGGTCCTGGACTGCACCCGACCCGACGTGCAGGCCCACCTGGAGGAGGTGGCCCGCACCCTGGCCGTCGACTGGGGCTACCGGGTGCTCAAGTTGGACTTCTGCTACGCCGCGGCCCTGCCCGGGGTGCGCCACGACCCGGCCTCGACCCGGGCCCAGGCCCTGCGGGCCGCCCTCGACGCCGTCCGCCGGGGGGCGGGCCACGACGCGCTGCTCGTCGGCTGCGGCCTGCCCCTGGGCCCGGCGGTGGGCGTGGTCGACGGGATGCGCGTCGGCACCGACGTGGCTCCCACCTGGGGCGGCCGGGTGACCCGGTGGGCGTTCAGCGACCAGGGCGGCCTCAGCACCCGCATCGCCATGCGCAACACCGTGACCCGAGCCTTCCTCCACGGGCACCTATGGGCCAACGACCCCGACTGCGTGATGGTCCGCACCGACCGCACCCGCCTGACCGAGGCCGAGGTCCGGTTCCTGGTCGCGGCGGTGGCCCTGACCGACGGGATGATCGTCTCGTCCGACCAGCTCGACCTGGTGCCTCCCGAGCGGCTCGACCTGTTGCGCCTGGCCCACGAGCTGTCCGGGGGCCACTGCCGGGTGGTGGACCTGTTCGCCCGGTCCGAGCCCGAGCGCCTGGTCTCGACCAAGGCCGACGAGGTGCTGGTCGGCCACCTCCACTGGGGCGACGCGCCGGCCGCGGTCACCGTCACCCTCGACGGCCCGGAGTGGGACCGCCTGGGCCTCGCCCGGCCCGACGAGGTGGTCGAGGCCCTCACCGGTGCCCGACTCCCGGTCCGGGGCACCCGCGTCGACCTGGGCGTGCTCGACCCCCACGACGCCCGCATCCTCCGCCTGCCCCGCCGAGCCCCCTCCGTGTGA
- the cysC gene encoding adenylyl-sulfate kinase: protein MSTDVTWHGGEVGRDERPHRGATVWLTGLSGSGKSTVAVALERLLVAQGRPAYRLDGDNLRHGLNADLGFSAADRDENVRRAGAVAVLLADAGVVALVPLISPYRAGRARARAAHTSAGVPFVEVFVDTPIELCEQRDPKGLYAKARAGEITGFTGVDDPYEAPEAPELRLTPADGDPATQAAAVLARLTPLL, encoded by the coding sequence GTGTCCACCGACGTGACCTGGCACGGCGGGGAGGTGGGCCGGGACGAGCGGCCCCACCGGGGGGCGACGGTGTGGCTGACCGGCCTGTCGGGGTCGGGCAAGTCGACCGTGGCCGTGGCCCTGGAGCGCCTGCTGGTGGCCCAGGGGCGACCGGCCTACCGCCTGGACGGCGACAACCTGCGGCACGGCCTCAACGCCGACCTCGGGTTCTCGGCCGCCGACCGGGACGAGAACGTGCGCCGGGCCGGCGCGGTGGCCGTTCTGCTGGCCGACGCCGGGGTGGTGGCCCTGGTCCCCCTCATCTCCCCGTACCGGGCCGGCCGGGCCCGGGCCCGGGCCGCCCACACGTCGGCCGGGGTGCCCTTCGTGGAGGTGTTCGTGGACACCCCCATCGAGCTGTGCGAGCAGCGCGACCCCAAGGGCCTCTACGCCAAGGCCCGGGCCGGCGAGATCACCGGCTTCACCGGGGTGGACGACCCCTACGAGGCCCCCGAGGCCCCCGAGCTGCGCCTCACCCCGGCCGACGGCGACCCCGCCACCCAGGCCGCCGCCGTCCTGGCCCGCCTGACGCCTCTGCTCTAG
- a CDS encoding GTP-binding protein — translation MSELLRLATAGSVDDGKSTLIGRLLYDSKAIFEDQLEAVEATSQRMGAEYTNLALLTDGLRAEREQGITIDVAYRYFATPRRKFIIADTPGHIQYTRNMVTGASTADLALVLVDARKGLVEQSRRHAFLASLLQIPHLVLCVNKMDLVGWSEERYREIADEFRDFAAKLDITDLATIPISALEGDNVVSRSTQMDWYEGSSLLHHMEEVHIASDRNLIDARFPVQYVLRPYSNELHDYRGYAGTVAGGTFKPGDEVLVLPSGFTSTVTSIDTADGPVDEAYAPMSVAITLADEIDISRGDMICRPHNQPRATQDVEAMVCWMGEASTLAPRSKLGIKHTTRSARALVKDLQYRLDVNTLHRDEAATELSLNEIGRVTLRTTLPLFCDEYRRNRTTGSFILIDENTNATVAAGMIL, via the coding sequence ATGAGCGAGCTCCTCCGCCTGGCCACGGCTGGATCGGTCGACGACGGCAAGTCGACGCTGATCGGGCGGTTGCTGTACGACTCGAAGGCCATCTTCGAGGACCAGCTGGAGGCGGTCGAGGCCACCTCCCAGCGCATGGGGGCCGAGTACACCAACCTGGCCCTGCTGACCGACGGGCTGCGGGCCGAGCGGGAGCAGGGCATCACCATCGACGTGGCCTACCGCTACTTCGCCACCCCCCGGCGGAAGTTCATCATCGCCGACACCCCCGGGCACATCCAGTACACGCGCAACATGGTCACCGGGGCCTCCACCGCGGACCTGGCCCTGGTGCTGGTGGACGCCCGCAAGGGCCTGGTCGAGCAGTCCCGGCGCCACGCCTTCCTGGCCTCGCTGCTGCAGATCCCCCACCTGGTGCTGTGCGTCAACAAGATGGACCTGGTCGGCTGGAGCGAGGAGCGCTACCGGGAGATCGCGGACGAGTTCCGCGACTTCGCGGCCAAGCTCGACATCACCGACCTGGCCACCATCCCCATCTCGGCCCTGGAGGGCGACAACGTCGTCTCCCGCAGCACCCAGATGGACTGGTACGAGGGCAGCTCCCTGCTCCACCACATGGAGGAGGTGCACATCGCCAGCGACCGGAACCTGATCGACGCCCGGTTCCCGGTCCAGTACGTGCTGCGGCCCTACTCCAACGAGCTCCACGACTACCGGGGCTACGCCGGCACCGTGGCCGGGGGGACGTTCAAGCCCGGCGACGAGGTCCTGGTCCTGCCCTCGGGCTTCACCTCCACCGTCACCTCCATCGACACCGCGGATGGCCCGGTGGACGAGGCCTACGCCCCCATGTCGGTGGCCATCACCCTGGCCGACGAGATCGACATCTCCCGCGGGGACATGATCTGCCGGCCCCACAACCAGCCCCGCGCCACCCAGGACGTCGAGGCCATGGTGTGCTGGATGGGCGAGGCCTCCACCCTGGCCCCCCGTTCCAAGCTGGGCATCAAGCACACCACCCGGTCGGCCCGGGCCCTGGTCAAGGACCTGCAGTACCGGCTGGACGTCAACACCCTGCACCGCGACGAGGCGGCCACCGAGTTGTCGCTCAACGAGATCGGCCGGGTCACCCTGCGCACCACCCTGCCGCTGTTCTGCGACGAGTACCGCCGCAACCGCACCACCGGCAGCTTCATCCTCATCGACGAGAACACCAACGCGACGGTTGCCGCGGGGATGATCCTCTAG
- the cysD gene encoding sulfate adenylyltransferase subunit CysD has translation MSSRTATPHYRLSHLRALEAEAIHIVREVAATFERPVLLFSGGKDSAVMLHVARKAFWPCPLPFPVMHIDTGHNYDEVLAFRDAEAERHSLRLVVASVPDAIAAGKVVDPGGPGASRNRIQTPVLLEAIEEHEFDAVFGGARRDEEKARAKERVFSFRDEFGQWDPKNQRPELWSLYNGRHHKGEHIRVFPLSNWTELDIWQYIGADEVRLPDLYFAHEREVVRRDGMWIGVTRHITVGDDEEVEVRSVRFRTIGDATGTGAVDSTASTIDEVIAEVAATRITERGATRADDRISEAGMEDRKKEGYF, from the coding sequence GTGTCGTCCCGCACCGCCACGCCGCACTACCGGCTCTCCCACCTGCGCGCCCTGGAGGCCGAGGCCATCCACATCGTCCGGGAGGTGGCGGCCACCTTCGAGCGGCCGGTGCTGCTGTTCAGCGGGGGCAAGGACTCGGCGGTGATGCTCCACGTGGCCCGCAAGGCCTTCTGGCCCTGCCCCCTGCCGTTCCCGGTCATGCACATCGACACCGGCCACAACTACGACGAGGTGCTGGCCTTCCGCGACGCCGAGGCCGAGCGCCACAGCCTGCGCCTGGTGGTGGCCTCGGTCCCGGACGCCATCGCCGCCGGCAAGGTGGTCGACCCGGGGGGTCCGGGCGCCAGCCGCAACCGCATCCAGACCCCGGTGCTGCTGGAGGCCATCGAGGAGCACGAGTTCGACGCCGTGTTCGGCGGGGCCCGGCGCGACGAGGAGAAGGCCCGGGCCAAGGAGAGGGTGTTCAGCTTCCGCGACGAGTTCGGCCAGTGGGACCCCAAGAACCAGCGGCCCGAGCTGTGGAGCCTCTACAACGGCCGCCACCACAAGGGCGAGCACATCCGGGTCTTCCCCCTCAGCAACTGGACCGAGCTGGACATCTGGCAGTACATCGGGGCCGACGAGGTCCGCCTGCCGGACCTGTACTTCGCCCACGAGCGCGAGGTCGTCCGCCGCGACGGCATGTGGATCGGGGTGACCCGCCACATCACCGTGGGCGACGACGAGGAGGTGGAGGTCCGCTCGGTCCGCTTCCGGACCATCGGCGACGCCACCGGCACCGGGGCCGTCGACTCCACCGCCTCGACCATCGACGAGGTCATCGCCGAGGTGGCCGCCACCCGCATCACCGAGCGGGGTGCCACCCGGGCCGACGACCGCATCAGCGAGGCCGGCATGGAAGACCGCAAAAAAGAGGGCTACTTCTGA
- a CDS encoding 3'(2'),5'-bisphosphate nucleotidase CysQ, producing the protein MPPSPAADGAPLATAADHRLAVDMADDAGRLLLALREELAGADAATLKREGDRRSHELLMARVAAEAPGDAVLSEEGADEAARLGAARTWIIDPLDGTREYGEPPRDDWAVHVALVAGGQPVAGAVALPAQGVTLSTAEPAAGPGPVPDQPRVIVSRSRPPAVALAVAEALGARLVEMGSAGAKVAAVVRGAADVYAHAGGQYEWDSCAPVAVATAAGFHASRIDGAPLAYNRPDPWLPDLLVCHPALAEQVLAVTRR; encoded by the coding sequence ATGCCCCCCTCCCCCGCCGCCGACGGCGCCCCCCTGGCCACCGCCGCGGACCACCGCCTGGCCGTCGACATGGCCGACGACGCCGGGCGGCTGCTCCTGGCCCTGCGGGAGGAGCTGGCCGGCGCCGACGCCGCCACCCTGAAGCGGGAGGGCGACCGGCGCAGCCACGAGCTGCTCATGGCCCGGGTGGCGGCGGAGGCCCCCGGCGACGCCGTGCTCTCCGAGGAGGGCGCCGACGAGGCGGCCCGCCTGGGGGCGGCCCGGACCTGGATCATCGACCCCCTCGACGGCACCCGCGAGTACGGCGAGCCGCCCCGCGACGACTGGGCCGTGCACGTGGCCCTGGTGGCCGGCGGGCAGCCCGTGGCCGGGGCCGTGGCCCTCCCGGCCCAGGGCGTCACCCTCTCCACCGCCGAGCCGGCGGCCGGGCCCGGCCCCGTGCCCGACCAGCCCCGGGTCATCGTCAGCCGCAGCCGCCCGCCGGCCGTGGCCCTGGCCGTGGCCGAGGCCCTGGGGGCCCGCCTGGTGGAGATGGGCTCGGCCGGGGCCAAGGTGGCGGCCGTGGTGCGGGGGGCGGCGGATGTCTACGCCCACGCCGGGGGCCAGTACGAGTGGGACAGCTGCGCCCCGGTGGCGGTGGCCACCGCCGCCGGCTTCCACGCCTCCCGCATCGACGGCGCCCCCCTGGCCTACAACCGCCCCGACCCGTGGCTGCCCGACCTCCTGGTCTGCCACCCCGCCCTGGCCGAGCAGGTCCTGGCCGTCACCCGCCGCTGA
- a CDS encoding SpoIIE family protein phosphatase, whose product MGPGHDVGGEATMTAAVDPSALAARVAAAFAATPEATGSTQRLLELVVEAFSDWGTVHLVQPDGSLQRVAAHHRDPTAAPLIERLMAAESVDPVAADLMAEPLRTRRAAVSRSTAAELAAMAPSPEVRELWRRLGLRSGVLLPLVASDRPVGVLALMSADPGSFTPAEVTALESLAAECALLAETARLARRAQAEQGERLRVRAVLDTLLAHAPVATAVVDTGGRVLHHNDALRAMDDTAPRPSPADGDDPALPRPLHDLVPQVAAGVEALVAQVLDRGQAAAPAEIRTGEPGHRRHWQVTAFPIRRADGVLFGAGLIFAEVTEERLASRRQRESLARLDLSLEAGGLGTWDWDVATGQVTWSAGLEAIAGLEPGTSDRTGVTVLDAVPEPDRDRVRVGLVEAARTGRDYHDEFRLVRPDGELRWVETRGRVVASHDGTPLRMIGVASDVTERHLMEDVKLKLLEREHQARLAAEASRERLALLAEVSGILASTLDPQGVYDQLASLLVPRVADWCILDALDDDGSLRETAIVHVEPGKVPLVREMREIRRRAGGDGIWSVRRAMRTGRSERVEDITDEDLQAAAVDGDHLRLLRTLAPRSALVAPLVARGRVLGGITLVATGERSYEADDQALVENITGRAATAIDTAHLFDSRSEVARALQQTLLPPALPEIPGIDLGARYRVAEAGIEIGGDFYDVFETAAGWSVVLGDVCGKGPAAAAVTGLFRHTLRAVAPGLAAGDGPHGPAAVLAATNDAILDQIDDTRFATAALVHLRPGPGRAEATVSCGGHPRPILVRADGRIERVEAAGTLLGVLPDPPLQEVDLDLDPGDALVLYTDGVTEARQGPHQFGEDRLMEALRAAAGAGSAVEVADRVVRAVDDFRDPAAAADDIAVVVIRVPGLSGG is encoded by the coding sequence GTGGGTCCGGGGCACGACGTGGGGGGCGAGGCCACCATGACGGCGGCCGTCGATCCCTCCGCGCTGGCGGCCCGGGTGGCCGCCGCCTTCGCGGCCACGCCCGAGGCCACGGGCTCCACCCAGCGCCTCCTGGAGCTGGTGGTCGAGGCCTTCTCGGACTGGGGGACCGTCCACCTGGTCCAGCCCGACGGGTCGCTCCAGCGGGTGGCCGCCCACCACCGGGACCCCACCGCGGCCCCCCTCATCGAGCGGCTCATGGCGGCCGAGAGCGTCGACCCGGTGGCCGCCGACCTCATGGCCGAGCCGCTGCGGACCCGGCGGGCCGCGGTGTCGCGCTCCACCGCGGCCGAGCTGGCGGCCATGGCCCCCAGCCCCGAGGTGCGGGAGCTGTGGCGCCGGCTCGGCCTGCGCAGCGGGGTGCTGCTGCCCCTGGTGGCCAGCGACCGCCCCGTCGGGGTCCTGGCCCTCATGTCGGCCGACCCCGGCAGCTTCACCCCCGCCGAGGTGACGGCCCTGGAGAGCCTGGCCGCCGAGTGCGCCCTGCTGGCCGAGACGGCCCGGCTGGCCCGTCGGGCCCAGGCCGAGCAGGGCGAACGCCTCCGGGTGCGGGCCGTGCTCGACACCCTCCTGGCCCACGCCCCGGTGGCCACCGCGGTGGTCGACACCGGGGGCCGGGTGCTGCACCACAACGACGCCCTCCGGGCCATGGACGACACCGCGCCCCGGCCCTCGCCGGCCGACGGCGACGACCCGGCCCTGCCCCGGCCCCTGCACGACCTGGTGCCCCAGGTGGCCGCGGGCGTCGAGGCCCTCGTGGCCCAGGTGCTGGACCGGGGCCAGGCCGCGGCGCCGGCCGAGATCCGCACCGGCGAGCCCGGGCACCGCCGCCACTGGCAGGTCACGGCCTTCCCCATCCGTCGGGCCGACGGCGTGCTGTTCGGCGCCGGGCTGATCTTCGCCGAGGTCACCGAGGAGCGACTGGCCTCCCGTCGCCAGCGCGAGAGCCTCGCCCGCCTGGACCTGTCCCTGGAGGCCGGGGGCCTGGGCACCTGGGACTGGGACGTGGCCACCGGCCAGGTGACCTGGTCGGCGGGCCTGGAGGCCATCGCCGGGCTGGAGCCGGGCACCAGCGACCGCACCGGGGTCACCGTCCTCGACGCCGTGCCCGAGCCCGACCGCGACCGGGTCCGGGTCGGGCTGGTGGAGGCGGCCCGCACCGGGCGGGACTACCACGACGAGTTCCGGCTGGTCCGCCCGGACGGCGAGCTGCGCTGGGTCGAGACCCGGGGCCGGGTGGTGGCGTCACACGACGGCACCCCCTTGCGCATGATCGGCGTCGCCTCGGACGTGACCGAGCGCCACCTCATGGAGGACGTCAAGCTCAAGCTCCTGGAGCGGGAGCACCAGGCCCGCCTGGCCGCCGAGGCGTCGCGGGAGCGGCTGGCCCTCCTGGCCGAGGTCAGCGGCATCCTGGCCTCCACCCTCGACCCGCAGGGGGTCTACGACCAGTTGGCCTCGCTGCTGGTGCCGCGGGTGGCCGACTGGTGCATCCTCGACGCCCTCGACGACGACGGGAGCCTGCGGGAGACGGCCATCGTCCACGTCGAGCCGGGCAAGGTCCCCCTGGTGCGGGAGATGCGGGAGATTCGCCGCCGGGCCGGAGGCGACGGCATCTGGAGCGTGCGGCGGGCCATGCGCACCGGTCGCTCGGAGCGGGTGGAGGACATCACCGACGAGGACCTGCAGGCCGCGGCGGTCGACGGCGACCACCTGCGGCTCCTGCGCACCCTGGCCCCCCGCTCGGCCCTGGTGGCGCCCCTGGTGGCCCGGGGCCGGGTCCTGGGCGGCATCACGCTGGTGGCCACCGGCGAGCGGTCCTACGAGGCCGACGACCAGGCCCTGGTCGAGAACATCACCGGGCGGGCGGCCACCGCCATCGACACCGCCCACCTGTTCGACTCCCGCTCCGAGGTGGCCCGGGCCCTGCAGCAGACCCTCCTGCCCCCGGCCCTGCCCGAGATCCCCGGCATCGACCTGGGGGCCCGCTACCGGGTGGCCGAGGCCGGCATCGAGATCGGCGGCGACTTCTACGACGTGTTCGAGACCGCCGCCGGCTGGAGCGTGGTCCTGGGCGACGTGTGCGGCAAGGGCCCGGCCGCGGCGGCCGTCACCGGCCTGTTCCGCCACACCTTGCGGGCCGTGGCGCCGGGCCTGGCCGCCGGCGACGGGCCCCACGGCCCCGCCGCGGTGCTGGCCGCCACCAACGACGCCATCCTCGACCAGATCGACGACACCCGCTTCGCCACCGCGGCCCTGGTCCACCTCCGGCCCGGCCCGGGGCGGGCCGAGGCCACCGTGTCGTGCGGCGGCCACCCCCGGCCCATCCTGGTCAGGGCCGACGGCCGGATCGAGCGGGTCGAGGCCGCCGGCACCCTGCTCGGGGTGCTGCCCGACCCGCCCCTCCAGGAGGTCGACCTGGACCTCGACCCCGGCGACGCCCTGGTGCTCTACACCGACGGCGTCACCGAGGCCCGCCAGGGGCCCCACCAGTTCGGGGAGGACCGCCTGATGGAGGCCCTGCGCGCCGCCGCGGGGGCCGGCTCGGCGGTCGAGGTGGCCGACCGGGTGGTGCGGGCCGTCGACGACTTCCGCGACCCGGCGGCGGCGGCCGACGACATCGCCGTCGTCGTCATCCGGGTCCCCGGGCTCAGCGGCGGGTGA